The Daphnia pulex isolate KAP4 chromosome 3, ASM2113471v1 genome includes a region encoding these proteins:
- the LOC124189775 gene encoding uncharacterized protein LOC124189775, whose amino-acid sequence MRLLMTAWGVIFTVALYSQSRIPGVLAQSNYAERGVDIEYQGNGIPLEATLDGVVTKLDDLTNIIRTNRSSASLSCASRAMEVDLEFPEPFYGIVYSNFDRRSACSFVGKGGTKYHYEFPLSGCGTIQDPSRVFTNNILVRFHPSLELEGDEVKTIVCRYPEPVVPPPLGPPLPISVANTPVGDPVPNRLAEPQILMIICALLFLAMMLFGVACSYFCLKQRNIRLIRRRRLIPSSGLGSEITGITDQTIFPPFAGLKIPRAHASSSGSDQQPIVESSDTLPSDYPSESRSGSEMEEGGGCYRRDSTVSSTIIQREEAPPALGQVYDPELSSVYSDTHNQFDIDTFNLPTTIPRVDPSFDVAFRVKERRERSPAPSSVTSDDSRAPSVANILTAQERALTTILEREEWRQSETQTVTASMIEAPPLNSPADTCDAPPPGYAQVQRKPRSISPARSLESQPRSVGEMVLKSSRPYVRPQPDATFRVTTEIPERHETERTLVINEDIQLHTNTFRHMKEDEETETMIIPTPERPVPPPKLSTQEVDDLYLQTITETRIIDEEERIRRQKTEYLHRKKPAPLPPNWDVAIRSHPPAQPPPRSPSDTTVSTMPDWDIKIRQYPPVYEPRTPSESTNWDGMSHMTEPQPPPEFDVTIRQYPPVYEPRTPSESTVWDAMSHVTEPHQPAPDFDVKIRQYPPVYEPRTPSESTNWDGMSHVTEPQPPPDFDVTIRQYPPVYQPRSPSESTVWDTMSHMTEPQPPPDWDVTIRQYPPVYEPRSPSQSTNWDGMSQVDPNPPSEPPPDWDVKIRQYPPIHSPRVPSESTDWDPSEYARSISEPPPPNWDVLVRVLNPPLPEYTTDDDDATSVLTIEDRQKWQQIITTESTLRTMLTEAVVHEDFERIRRDTRFQRVFEPKKWDVIIRVLSAPPNPIRDDSSDTRSETTVNSEPIRPHRRDPRSSRSSSLAPVHETEFHQRMTTSHTAHHEFRYHQRGDPDIWSEASANTHRSSAYPRSTADRSMHSEMVEHLDRRPPREWDGYSDNDDGSRPSLARSTSEFTENWPQRLPYDRVSNASENFSTASSSRKNSRAGRRPMLERSSTEVMEDVPQRQAGRDRSSTASSNSDSSRDFARRVPYERISSSESESGPRE is encoded by the exons CGTTTTACGGAATTGTCTATTCCAATTTCGACCGACGAAGCGCTTGCTCTTTTGTCGGCAAAGGAGGAACCAAATATCATTACGAATTCCCGCTGTCCGGATGTGGAACCATCCAG GATCCGTCACGCGTTTTCACCAACAACATTCTCGTCCGTTTCCATCCATCATTGGAATTGGAGGGCGACGAAGTTAAAACGATTGTTTGCCGCTACCCAGAGCCAGTGGTTCCTCCGCCACTTGGTCCACCACTGCCCATTTCGGTGGCCAATACACCGGTCGGAGATCCTGTCCCCAACCGTTTGGCCGAACCGCAAATTTTGATGATCATCTGCGCTCTACTCTTCCTGGCCATGATGCTCTTTGGCGTTGCCTGCtcatatttttgcttgaagcAACGCAACATCAGACTCATCCGCCGTCGCAGACTCATTCCGTCTTCCGGATTGGGCTCAGAAATTACCGGAATTACGGATCAGACCATTTTCCCGCCGTTCGCAGGACTCAAAATTCCTCGAGCTCACGCTTCCAGCTCAGGATCCGATCAGCAACCGATCGTCGAATCCAGCGATACGCTGCCCAGCGACTACCCGTCGGAATCGCGCAGTGGCAGCGAGATGGAAGAAGGCGGAGGCTGCTACCGAAGAGACAGTACCGTCAGTTCAACTATTATTCAACGTGAAGAAGCTCCTCCAGCTCTCGGACAAGTCTACGATCCGGAATTGTCCAGCGTCTATTCCGACACTCACAATCAATTCGATATTGACACGTTCAATCTGCCAACCACTATTCCACGTGTCGATCCTTCCTTCGATGTGGCATTCCGCGTCAAAGAACGTCGCGAGCGCAGTCCAGCGCCGTCGTCCGTGACCTCCGATGACAGCCGAGCTCCGAGCGTCGCAAATATCCTCACAGCCCAAGAAAGAGCATTGACGACGATTTTGGAACGTGAAGAATGGCGCCAATCGGAAACTCAGACGGTCACGGCTAGTATGATTGAAGCTCCGCCCCTCAATAGTCCAGCGGATACGTGCGATGCCCCTCCACCTGGTTACGCCCAGGTACAACGCAAACCTCGTTCCATCAGTCCGGCACGATCCCTAGAAAGTCAACCGCGCTCTGTCGGTGAGATGGTGTTGAAATCCAGCCGCCCTTACGTCAGACCTCAACCGGATGCAACTTTCCGTGTCACGACGGAAATACCTGAGCGTCACGAAACGGAACGGACGCTCGTGATCAACGAAGATATCCAATTGCATACAAATACGTTCCGGCACATGAAGGAGGATGAAGAGACGGAAACGATGATCATCCCAACtccagagcgtccggttccgCCTCCCAAACTCAGCACGCAAGAAGTTGACGACCTTTATTTGCAGACCATCACCGAGACTCGCATCATCGATGAGGAGGAGCGCATCCGCCGCCAGAAGACGGAATACCTTCATCGCAAAAAACCGGCACCTCTTCCGCCCAATTGGGATGTGGCCATCCGCTCTCATCCGCCCGctcaaccaccaccacgaTCGCCTAGCGACACCACCGTGTCGACCATGCCGGATTGGGACATCAAGATCCGTCAGTATCCTCCGGTTTATGAGCCTCGTACTCCTAGCGAATCGACCAACTGGGATGGAATGAGTCACATGACTGAGCCTCAACCTCCGCCGGAATTCGACGTTACCATCCGCCAGTATCCTCCAGTTTACGAGCCTCGCACTCCAAGTGAATCGACCGTCTGGGACGCCATGAGTCACGTGACTGAGCCGCATCAACCGGCTCCTGATTTCGATGTCAAGATCCGTCAGTATCCTCCAGTGTACGAGCCACGCACTCCGAGCGAGTCTACCAATTGGGATGGAATGAGTCACGTGACTGAGCCTCAACCACCACCAGATTTTGATGTGACCATCCGCCAATATCCGCCCGTTTACCAGCCGCGTTCTCCTAGCGAATCGACCGTTTGGGATACTATGAGTCACATGACCGAGCCGCAACCACCACCGGATTGGGACGTTACTATTCGCCAATATCCTCCTGTTTACGAGCCCCGTAGTCCCAGCCAGTCTACCAACTGGGACGGAATGAGCCAAGTTGATCCAAATCCGCCGTCTGAGCCTCCACCGGATTGGGATGTCAAGATCCGTCAGTATCCGCCCATCCATTCTCCTCGAGTACCGAGTGAGAGTACCGACTGGGATCCATCTGAATACGCCCGATCCATCAGCGAGCCACCGCCTCCCAACTGGGACGTTTTGGTCCGCGTCTTGAATCCTCCTCTTCCGGAATACacgaccgacgacgacgatgcaACTTCAGTTTTGACCATTGAAGACCGTCAGAAATGGCAGCAAATTATCACTACCGAATCGACACTGCGCACCATGTTGACTGAAGCCGTCGTTCATGAAGATTTCGAACGCATCCGTCGCGACACTCGCTTCCAGCGTGTTTTCGAACCCAAGAAATGGGATGTCATCATCCGCGTTTTGTCCGCTCCGCCCAATCCCATTAGAGATGATTCCAGCGACACTCGCTCCGAGACGACCGTCAACTCGGAGCCCATCCGGCCTCACCGCCGAGATCCgcgcagcagccgcagcagttCATTGGCTCCTGTACACGAGACCGAATTCCATCAACGTATGACGACATCCCATACGGCCCATCACGAATTCCGGTACCATCAGCGAGGTGATCCTGACATCTGGAGCGAAGCTAGCGCAAATACGCACCGCTCCAGCGCTTATCCGCGCAGCACGGCGGATCGATCCATGCACAGCGAAATGGTGGAACATTTGGATCGCCGGCCACCTCGTGAATGGGACGGCTACTCcgacaacgacgacggaaGTCGCCCGTCGTTAGCTCGGAGCACTTCCGAATTTACCGAGAATTGGCCGCAGCGATTGCCTTACGATCGCGTTTCAAACGCCAGCGAAAACTTTTCCACGGCTTCGTCATCGCGGAAGAACAGCCGAGCTGGAAGAAGGCCGATGCTGGAACGTTCGTCGACTGAAGTGATGGAAGATGTGCCACAACGTCAAGCCGGAAGAGACAGATCGAGTAccgccagcagcaacagcgatTCATCGCGTGATTTTGCTCGCCGTGTCCCGTACGAACGAATTTCTTCCAGCGAATCGGAATCCGGTCCtagggaataa